The proteins below come from a single Corylus avellana chromosome ca3, CavTom2PMs-1.0 genomic window:
- the LOC132174801 gene encoding protein SGT1 homolog B-like: MVILSSDLQPMAAELAEKAQEAFMDDNFQLAVDLYTQAIDLTPKDANLYADRAQTHLKLNNFTEAVADADRAIRTDPSMAKAYQRKGTAYIKLGEYHTAKETLEQGASLAQNDFRFIKLIKECDQHITDVCAEDTTRDVPPSAAPAAVASELSDETVVTLEKSKEGDNMSQQTSTITPAKPKYRHEYYQKAEDVVVTIFAKGIPANSVVVDFGEQILSVSIDVSGEDAYHFQCRLFGKILPEKCRYVVLSTKVEIRLVKAEFINWSSLEYSKEIAVTQKVNVSSVGSQRPAYPSSMPRKKDWDKLEAQLKKEEKEEKLDGDAAVNKLFRDIYQNSDEDMRRAMSKSFVESNGTVLSTDWKEVGSKKVEGSAPEGMELKKWDY; encoded by the exons ATGGTGATTCTCTCTAGCGATCTCCAACCAATGGCGGCTGAGCTCGCTGAGAAGGCACAGGAAGCCTTTATGGATGACAACTTTCAACTGGCCGTAGACCTCTACACCCAGGCCATTGACTTGACCCCCAAGGACGCCAATCTTTATGCGGACCGAGCCCAGACCCATCTCAAGCTCAACAATTTCACAG AAGCGGTGGCCGATGCAGACAGAGCAATTCGGACCGATCCTTCGATGGCTAAGGCTTACCAGCGTAAAGG CACTGCCTATATTAAGCTTGGTGAATATCATACTGCTAAGGAAACCCTTGAGCAAGGCGCATCTTTGGCGCAGAATGATTTCAGATTCATCAAGTTGATTAAAGAATGTGATCAGCACATCACAG ATGTTTGTGCTGAGGACACTACACGAGATGTGCCACCAAGTGCTGCACCCGCTGCTGTTGCCTCTGAATTATCTGATGAAACTGTTGTAACTCTTGAAAAATCTAAGGAAGGAGACAATATGTCCCAGCAGACGAGCACAATTACACCAGCCAAACCAAAATACag ACATGAATACTACCAGAAGGCAGAGGATGTGGTTGTCACAATATTTGCAAAGGGCATACCAGCAAACAGTGTGGTTGTTGATTTCGGAGAACAAATT CTAAGCGTCAGCATTGATGTCTCTGGTGAAGATGCTTATCATTTTCAATGTCGATTGTTTGGAAAG ATACTACCTGAGAAGTGCAGATATGTAGTATTGTCAACTAAAGTTGAAATCCGGCTTGTGAAAGCTGAATTTATCAACTGGTCATCTCTTGAATATAGCAAGGAAATTGCAGTAACTCAAAAAGTAAATGTCTCATCAG TTGGATCTCAAAGGCCTGCTTATCCATCTTCCATGCCAAGAAAAAAAGATTGGGATAAGTTGGAGGCACAATTAAAGAAAGAG gagaaagaagagaagctaGATGGTGATGCGGCTGTAAACAAGCTGTTTCGAGACATATACCAAAATTCCGATGAGGACATGAGGAGAGCTATGAGCAAATCTTTT GTAGAGTCAAATGGGACAGTGCTGTCAACAGATTGGAAAGAAGTGGGTTCAAAGAAGGTGGAAGGCAGTGCTCCTGAAGGTATGGAGTTGAAGAAATGGGACTATTAG